From Rhodospirillaceae bacterium, the proteins below share one genomic window:
- the queA gene encoding tRNA preQ1(34) S-adenosylmethionine ribosyltransferase-isomerase QueA, whose protein sequence is MKVDDFDFELPPQFIAQRPVSPRHRARLLVAENLVDNIMAELPAFLEKGDLLVFNDTRVIPARLKGKRGDGGVEVTLHMQMSADSWKVFAKPAKKLQLDNIIEFAEGFTAQVVGKGPGGEVTLHFSLSGAHLMSALEAHGGMPLPPYIKRENMADERDKVDYQTLFANHKGAVAAPTAGLHFTPQLMQTLADKGINHTKVTLHVGAGTFLPVKVDDTEDHVMHAEWGEISEQAAATINAAKAGGGKVVAIGTTSLRLLESATGEDGTVRPFSDKTDIFITPGYRFRLVDTLLTNFHLPRSTLFMLVSAFAGLQTMKNIYKVAMDRGYRFYSYGDGCLLKKDDQA, encoded by the coding sequence CCCGCGTCACCGGGCGCGGCTTCTTGTCGCCGAAAATCTGGTCGACAATATTATGGCCGAACTGCCGGCATTTCTGGAAAAAGGTGATCTTCTGGTTTTCAACGACACGCGTGTTATCCCGGCCCGTCTGAAGGGCAAGCGCGGCGACGGCGGTGTGGAAGTTACCCTGCACATGCAGATGAGCGCCGACAGTTGGAAGGTTTTCGCAAAACCGGCAAAAAAGTTACAGCTTGATAACATCATTGAGTTTGCCGAAGGATTTACAGCCCAGGTCGTTGGTAAAGGCCCAGGCGGAGAGGTGACGCTACACTTCAGTCTTTCCGGCGCGCACCTGATGTCCGCACTCGAAGCCCATGGCGGAATGCCGCTTCCACCATATATCAAACGGGAAAACATGGCTGATGAGCGCGACAAAGTGGATTATCAGACCTTGTTCGCCAACCACAAGGGCGCTGTCGCCGCCCCCACTGCAGGCCTGCATTTCACCCCACAATTGATGCAAACACTTGCTGACAAAGGCATCAACCATACCAAAGTCACCTTGCATGTGGGGGCAGGAACATTTCTGCCGGTCAAAGTCGATGACACCGAAGACCACGTCATGCACGCCGAATGGGGCGAAATCAGTGAGCAAGCCGCCGCGACCATTAACGCCGCCAAAGCCGGTGGAGGCAAAGTTGTCGCCATCGGCACGACCTCACTGAGATTGCTGGAATCCGCAACTGGCGAGGACGGCACCGTGCGTCCATTCAGCGACAAAACCGATATCTTCATCACCCCCGGTTATCGCTTTCGACTGGTCGATACATTGCTGACAAACTTCCATTTGCCACGCTCGACACTGTTTATGCTGGTTTCGGCTTTCGCTGGACTGCAAACAATGAAAAATATTTATAAAGTGGCCATGGACCGGGGCTACCGTTTCTATTCTTATGGCGATGGCTGCCTGCTTAAAAAGGACGATCAAGCGTGA